In Lampris incognitus isolate fLamInc1 chromosome 20, fLamInc1.hap2, whole genome shotgun sequence, one genomic interval encodes:
- the LOC130130944 gene encoding cyclin-dependent kinase-like 2 translates to MSFPSLFTAMGMELYETLATVGEGSYGTVFKCRHRHTGRVVAVKKLLELDDDKTVNRIALREIKLLKDLRHENLVNLLEVCRHRRRWFLVFEFVEGTVLDQLEQNPGGLDLDTTRRYLYQILRATAFCHQHHVIHRDIKPENILVSQGGVVKLCDFGFARSMVSPGETVVYTDYVATRWYRAPELLVGDPKYGKPVDVWAIGCVLMEMLTGEPLFPGDSDLDQLYHIVRFFGNLTVHHQELFYRNPVFSGVRLPECCDTQPLEQRYPGLSTYSVDLAQECLQTDPESRSQCSDLLLHSFFTHDSFHLRLTDELNAKILLEQRESCTLPKIIISPRRERDDEEERGRRGKPRLDLPYTTLILGYERPPEKKRRRLIGTHHGTTTGRFDGQLEAPPCFGNNYDHIWPSFSEATPQCIH, encoded by the exons ATGTCTTTTCCATCTCTGTTCACAGCGATGGGTATGGAGCTCTATGAGACACTGGCCACGGTGGGCGAAGGAAGCTATGGTACTGTCTTCAAGTGTCGGCACCGCCACACCGGTCGCGTGGTGGCTGTGAAGAAGTTGCTGGAATTGGACGATGACAAGACGGTCAACAGGATCGCCCTGAGGGAGATCAAGCTGCTCAAG GATCTCCGCCATGAAAACCTGGTGAACCTGCTGGAGGTGTGTCGGCACCGCAGGCGCTGGTTTCTGGTCTTTGAGTTTGTGGAGGGGACAGTCCTGGACCAGCTAGAACAGAATCCAGGCGGACTGGACCTGGACACCACCCGCCGGTACCTGTACCAGATACTGAGGGCCACTGCCTTCTGTCACCAGCATCAT GTCATCCATCGTGACATCAAACCAGAGAACATCCTGGTGTCTCAGGGGGGCGTGGTCAAACTGTGTGACTTCGGCTTCGCCCGCTCCATGGTGTCGCCCGGGGAGACGGTCGTCTACACCGACTATGTAGCAACACGCTGGTACCGCGCCCCGGAGCTCCTGGTGGGAGACCCCAAGTATGGAAA accagTAGATGTGTGGGCTATCGGGTGTGTGTTGATGGAGATGTTAACAGGTGAACCGCTGTTCCCCGGCGACTCAGACCTCGACCAGCTCTACCACATTGTCAGATTCTTTG GGAATCTGACGGTTCATCACCAGGAGTTGTTCTACAGGAATCCGGTCTTCTCTGGAGTCAGACTGCCAGAATGTTGCGACACACAACCGCTAGAACAACGATACCCCGGTTTGTCAACCTACTCAGTGGACCtggcacag gaGTGTCTTCAGACAGATCCAGAGAGCAGATCTCAGTGTTCAGATCTCCTGCTGCATTCCTTCTTCACACACGACTCCTTCCATCTCAG GTTAACTGATGAGCTTAACGCCAAGATCCTACTAGAGCAGAGGGAGAGCTGCACCCTCCCTAAGATCATCATATCCCCAAGAAGAGAGAGGgatgatgaggaggagaggggccgaagaggaaaa CCGAGGCTGGATCTGCCCTACACAACCCTTATTCTGGGTTACGAGAGGccacctgagaagaagagacgcCGACTCATCGGGACGCATCATGGCACAACAACAG